In one Sphingomonas sp. AP4-R1 genomic region, the following are encoded:
- a CDS encoding SapC family protein translates to MSPPILLNNLDHQDLRITLGHDPAFGDAVNQTLVFPTEYEALQRDYPILFRAKAGGGYHSVVLLGFDRDENLFLEDGRWKARSIPALHQRGPFSIGLPGRDPDGTPSGEPMIHVDLDHPRVTAPGGEPVFLPHGGNAPYLDHVSKVLRSIFLGSEASGPMFAAFERFGLIEPVTLEVDLGNGRHVAIPDCFTIGRERLRGLDGDAAAALHAQGFLQPAMWVASSLGNLAHLIDLKNARTAQFG, encoded by the coding sequence ATGTCACCTCCGATATTGTTGAATAATCTGGATCATCAAGATCTGCGGATCACACTGGGGCATGACCCGGCCTTCGGCGACGCGGTCAACCAGACGCTCGTCTTCCCGACCGAATATGAAGCGCTGCAGCGGGACTATCCGATCCTGTTTCGCGCGAAGGCGGGCGGGGGCTATCATTCGGTCGTGCTGCTCGGCTTCGACCGGGACGAGAATCTGTTCCTCGAGGACGGGCGCTGGAAGGCGCGGTCCATTCCGGCGCTGCACCAGCGCGGCCCCTTCTCGATCGGGCTTCCCGGCCGCGACCCGGATGGCACGCCATCCGGAGAGCCGATGATCCACGTCGATCTGGATCATCCGCGCGTGACGGCGCCGGGGGGCGAGCCCGTCTTCCTGCCGCACGGCGGCAACGCGCCCTATCTCGATCATGTCTCGAAGGTGCTGCGGTCGATCTTCCTCGGCAGCGAGGCGAGCGGGCCGATGTTCGCGGCGTTCGAACGTTTCGGCCTGATCGAGCCGGTGACGCTGGAGGTCGATCTCGGCAATGGCCGCCATGTTGCGATCCCGGATTGCTTCACGATCGGGCGGGAGAGGCTGCGCGGTCTGGATGGCGATGCGGCGGCGGCCTTGCATGCGCAGGGTTTCCTCCAGCCGGCGATGTGGGTGGCGTCGTCGCTCGGCAATCTCGCGCATCTGATCGATTTGAAGAACGCCCGCACGGCGCAGTTCGGATGA
- a CDS encoding tryptophan halogenase family protein, producing the protein MPKVMKRVVIAGGGTAGWITAAALSKQLGPLLDITLVESDEIGTIGVGESTIPTARTFHGLIGINEQAFMAETGAAFKLGISFEHWARIGDMYFHAFGEIGKSTWMGPFHHFWLQARERGIGGSLDDYSYELKAAEQRRFATYEGSPIGYAYHLDAGLYARYLRKEAETSAMRRIEGKIQKVEQDGESGHITGLVLESGQRIEGDLFIDCTGFRGLLIEQTLAAGYEDWSHWLPNDSAIASQTRSVEPAVPYTRAIAHGAGWEWRIPLQHRVGNGLVYSSRHLTDDEAHARFRERMEGEILIEPKLIRFRTGRRRDVWVKNCIALGLAGGFVEPLESTSIHMIMIAVIRLLQLFPFGDDQPVLARRFNDLAEREIEGIRDFVIMHYKLTERDDTAYWRACRDMAIPDTLRARLDLFRESGHAYQTPDELFRLDSWVQVMFGQRWVPQSYHHMAAIMDTARLEEALGDLRRGIVQAVAKLPTQQAFLDSYCRADPAIASVR; encoded by the coding sequence ATGCCGAAAGTGATGAAGCGCGTGGTGATCGCGGGCGGCGGCACGGCCGGCTGGATCACCGCCGCCGCGCTCAGCAAACAGCTCGGCCCGCTCCTGGATATCACATTGGTCGAGTCCGACGAGATCGGCACGATCGGCGTGGGCGAATCCACCATCCCCACCGCGCGCACCTTTCACGGGCTGATCGGGATCAACGAGCAGGCGTTCATGGCGGAGACCGGGGCCGCCTTCAAACTCGGCATCTCGTTCGAGCATTGGGCGCGGATCGGGGACATGTATTTCCATGCCTTCGGGGAGATCGGCAAATCCACCTGGATGGGGCCGTTCCACCATTTCTGGCTGCAGGCGCGCGAGCGCGGCATCGGCGGCTCGCTCGACGATTATTCCTATGAATTGAAGGCGGCAGAACAGCGCCGGTTCGCCACGTATGAAGGCTCGCCGATCGGCTACGCCTATCATCTCGATGCGGGGCTCTATGCGCGCTACCTTCGCAAGGAGGCCGAGACGAGCGCGATGCGCCGGATCGAGGGCAAGATCCAAAAGGTCGAGCAGGATGGCGAAAGCGGCCACATCACGGGGCTGGTGCTGGAGTCCGGCCAGCGGATCGAGGGCGATCTGTTCATCGATTGCACCGGCTTTCGCGGCCTGCTGATCGAGCAGACGCTGGCCGCCGGTTATGAGGATTGGAGCCACTGGCTGCCCAATGACAGCGCGATCGCCAGCCAGACGCGCTCTGTGGAGCCGGCCGTCCCGTATACGCGCGCGATCGCGCATGGCGCGGGCTGGGAATGGCGGATCCCGCTGCAGCATCGTGTCGGCAACGGCCTCGTCTACAGCAGTCGTCACCTGACCGACGACGAGGCGCATGCGCGCTTCCGCGAGCGGATGGAGGGCGAGATCCTGATCGAACCCAAGCTGATCCGTTTCCGCACCGGGCGCAGGCGCGACGTGTGGGTGAAGAATTGCATCGCGCTGGGGCTCGCCGGTGGTTTCGTCGAGCCGCTGGAATCCACCAGCATCCACATGATCATGATCGCCGTGATCCGCCTGCTGCAGTTGTTCCCGTTCGGCGACGATCAGCCGGTGCTGGCGCGGCGCTTCAACGATCTGGCCGAGCGCGAGATCGAGGGCATCCGCGATTTCGTCATCATGCATTACAAGCTCACCGAGCGCGACGACACGGCCTACTGGCGCGCATGCCGTGATATGGCGATCCCGGATACGCTCCGCGCGCGGCTCGATCTGTTCCGCGAGAGCGGGCATGCCTACCAGACGCCCGACGAACTGTTCCGCCTCGATTCCTGGGTGCAGGTGATGTTCGGCCAGCGCTGGGTGCCGCAGAGCTACCACCACATGGCCGCGATCATGGACACGGCCCGGCTGGAGGAAGCGCTGGGCGATCTGCGGCGCGGCATCGTCCAGGCTGTCGCCAAGCTGCCGACGCAACAGGCTTTCCTCGACAGCTATTGCCGCGCCGATCCGGCGATCGCCTCGGTGCGCTAG
- a CDS encoding cation:proton antiporter gives MLLFGQIALILLLARCVGWIGRRWLGQPQVVGEMLAGVLLGPSVFGALLPGLQATIFPAGSRPVLQALGQFGIALYMFLIGTHFRTDLFRHKARGAFAVSLAGIATPFLVAVPLAALLIGVPGLFVEGLSRPAATLFLGACISLTAFPMLARIIDERGLSNSQTGTLLLSAAAFDDACSWGVLAIVLALFERANVAILAIAGGIGWTLLVLFGAPLLFAPLARRVEQAGGMSGGVLAITLALFCVSAFVTDAIGLHAVFGAFLLGTRIPRGAFAEGLQQKLDGFVSVALLPLFFTYSGLVTRFDLLVGASLLPATLLLLVASIASKGGACFVASRIAGEDRRTAFGIGALMNARGMMELIIIGIGLEKGIIGAPLHAMLALMTIVTTMAAGPAFDWVRRGRTDPLSAPGGGAASARSDA, from the coding sequence ATGCTGCTGTTCGGCCAGATCGCGCTGATCCTGCTGCTCGCGCGATGCGTCGGGTGGATCGGGCGGCGCTGGCTGGGCCAGCCGCAGGTCGTGGGCGAGATGCTGGCGGGCGTGCTGCTCGGGCCGTCCGTGTTCGGCGCGCTGCTGCCAGGCCTGCAGGCGACGATCTTTCCCGCCGGCAGCCGTCCGGTGCTGCAGGCGCTGGGTCAGTTCGGCATTGCGCTCTACATGTTCCTGATCGGCACGCATTTCCGCACCGATCTGTTCCGCCACAAGGCGCGCGGCGCTTTCGCCGTGTCGCTGGCGGGCATCGCCACGCCCTTTCTGGTCGCCGTTCCGCTGGCGGCCCTGTTGATCGGGGTGCCGGGGCTGTTCGTGGAAGGCCTGTCGCGCCCGGCGGCGACCCTGTTCCTCGGTGCCTGCATCTCGCTCACCGCCTTTCCGATGCTCGCGCGGATCATCGACGAGCGTGGCCTGTCGAACAGCCAGACCGGGACACTGCTTCTCTCGGCCGCGGCGTTTGACGATGCCTGCTCCTGGGGCGTCCTCGCGATCGTGCTGGCGCTGTTCGAGAGGGCCAATGTCGCGATCCTCGCGATAGCCGGCGGGATCGGCTGGACCCTGCTGGTGCTGTTCGGGGCGCCGTTGCTGTTCGCCCCGCTGGCGCGGCGGGTCGAGCAGGCGGGGGGAATGAGTGGGGGCGTGCTGGCGATCACGCTCGCCTTGTTCTGTGTGTCCGCGTTCGTGACGGATGCGATCGGGCTGCATGCCGTCTTCGGTGCCTTCCTGCTGGGCACGCGCATCCCGCGCGGCGCCTTTGCGGAAGGGCTTCAGCAGAAGCTCGACGGCTTCGTGAGCGTGGCGCTCCTGCCTTTGTTCTTCACCTATTCGGGGCTGGTGACGCGCTTCGATCTTCTCGTCGGCGCCTCCCTGCTGCCTGCGACCTTGCTTCTGCTCGTCGCGTCGATCGCGTCGAAAGGGGGTGCCTGTTTCGTGGCGTCGCGGATCGCGGGCGAGGACCGGCGCACCGCCTTCGGCATCGGCGCTCTGATGAATGCGCGCGGGATGATGGAATTGATCATCATCGGCATTGGTCTGGAGAAGGGCATCATCGGCGCGCCGCTGCACGCGATGCTCGCCCTGATGACGATCGTGACGACGATGGCGGCGGGCCCGGCCTTCGATTGGGTGAGGCGCGGCAGGACGGACCCGCTTTCCGCACCGGGCGGCGGGGCGGCGTCGGCCCGGTCGGACGCATAG
- a CDS encoding cupin-like domain-containing protein has product MIPAPRDVQTIEAVGGGILPFADIAAANEPVLLKGAVRDWPIVALGREGPRAAIAYLAGFDAGLPVVVYSGPPEIGGRFFYDDRMGMNFTARKGGLTEVLARISAHLGDPAAPALYVGSTDLDTFLPGFRAANDLPLGPPVTTHQDVLASIWIGNRTTAATHYDMSNNIACCLVGHRRFTLFPPDQIANLYPGPLEPTPGGQVVSMVDPRAPDLERYPRFREAAAYARVAEMEPGDVLLYPALWWHNVEALDAFNVMVNYWWNAVASHADTPMTTLLHAMLSLRDRPLAEKQAWRAVFDHYVFGDADVPRAHLPEAAQGLLGPLGPLDARRLRAMLLQKMNR; this is encoded by the coding sequence ATGATCCCCGCGCCGCGCGATGTCCAGACGATCGAGGCTGTCGGTGGGGGCATCCTGCCCTTCGCCGACATCGCCGCCGCCAACGAACCGGTGCTGCTGAAAGGCGCCGTCCGCGACTGGCCGATCGTGGCGCTGGGGCGGGAGGGGCCGCGCGCGGCGATCGCCTATCTCGCCGGTTTCGATGCGGGGCTCCCGGTGGTCGTCTATTCCGGCCCGCCGGAGATAGGGGGCCGTTTTTTCTACGATGACCGGATGGGGATGAACTTCACCGCGCGGAAAGGCGGGCTGACCGAGGTGCTCGCCCGGATCTCCGCCCATCTCGGCGATCCCGCCGCGCCCGCTCTCTATGTCGGCTCCACCGATCTCGACACGTTCCTGCCCGGCTTCCGCGCGGCCAACGATCTGCCGCTCGGGCCGCCCGTGACGACGCATCAGGACGTTCTCGCCAGCATCTGGATCGGCAACCGGACCACCGCTGCCACGCATTACGACATGTCGAACAACATCGCCTGCTGCCTCGTCGGCCACAGGCGCTTCACGCTCTTCCCACCCGATCAGATCGCCAATCTCTATCCGGGGCCGCTGGAGCCGACGCCGGGCGGGCAGGTCGTCAGCATGGTCGATCCGCGCGCGCCCGATCTGGAGCGTTATCCGCGCTTCCGCGAGGCGGCCGCTTACGCCCGCGTGGCAGAGATGGAGCCGGGCGACGTGCTGCTCTATCCGGCGCTGTGGTGGCACAATGTGGAGGCGCTCGACGCCTTCAATGTTATGGTCAATTACTGGTGGAATGCGGTGGCGTCGCATGCCGACACGCCGATGACGACGCTGCTCCACGCGATGCTCAGCCTGCGCGATCGGCCGCTGGCCGAGAAGCAGGCGTGGCGCGCGGTCTTCGATCATTACGTGTTCGGCGATGCGGATGTGCCGCGCGCGCATCTGCCCGAGGCCGCGCAGGGGTTGCTCGGGCCATTGGGGCCGCTCGACGCGCGCAGGCTGCGCGCGATGCTGCTTCAGAAAATGAACCGATAA